One window from the genome of Pseudoalteromonas sp. '520P1 No. 423' encodes:
- a CDS encoding MOSC domain-containing protein — protein sequence MQILGKLESIYIGKAEAFFKKGSERAFESAINKKIVIEPVNINEMGIIGDEVGDKKIHGGINKAVHLYPSEHYEFWKEKLHNCDILDNFGAFGENLSSTGITENDICLGDEIKIGSCIFEVVQTRLPCWKLNVKFDQDNMSRLMQDSMKTGWYFKVIEDGQMSAGDDIILIHRPNPLWSLHRILELLFIDKLNYSALEQLSKLKLVPSWQKMVTNRLKNKKVEDWSGRLEGS from the coding sequence ATGCAAATTTTAGGGAAGTTAGAGAGTATTTATATTGGAAAAGCTGAAGCCTTTTTTAAAAAGGGATCTGAGCGTGCATTTGAATCAGCCATAAATAAAAAAATTGTTATTGAGCCAGTCAATATAAATGAAATGGGCATAATCGGTGACGAAGTGGGAGATAAAAAAATTCATGGTGGCATAAATAAGGCCGTACACTTGTATCCATCTGAGCATTATGAATTTTGGAAAGAAAAACTTCACAATTGCGACATCTTAGATAACTTTGGTGCCTTTGGCGAAAATTTATCATCAACAGGAATAACTGAAAATGATATCTGTTTAGGTGATGAAATAAAAATTGGAAGCTGTATTTTTGAAGTGGTGCAAACTCGACTCCCTTGCTGGAAACTCAATGTTAAGTTTGACCAAGATAATATGTCTCGTTTGATGCAAGATAGTATGAAAACAGGTTGGTATTTTAAAGTAATTGAAGATGGCCAAATGTCAGCAGGAGATGACATTATTCTGATCCATAGACCTAATCCATTGTGGTCATTGCATAGAATACTGGAACTATTATTTATCGATAAACTTAACTACAGCGCATTAGAGCAATTATCTAAGCTAAAGTTAGTGCCTTCTTGGCAAAAAATGGTGACCAATCGATTAAAAAATAAAAAAGTTGAAGACTGGTCTGGTAGATTAGAAGGCAGTTAA
- a CDS encoding YCF48-related protein, which translates to MNDKTAIVIGIGIGNQSILFKTLDAGKTWEKRYQNQDIKGFFDSIAFWDENNGLLMGDPVDGFYVIKRTKDGGKTWSRIPQNNIPKILENESAFAASGNTLIVCDNGNAWFTTGRLSASVYSSDDFGNTWQSEALPLHQESPTSGGYALALNSQKQLFVLGGDYLKRNNKYNNLERLKDNKWSKVNTGDLGLRTAMSCINNTCITTGKLATVK; encoded by the coding sequence ATAAATGATAAAACCGCGATTGTTATAGGAATAGGTATTGGTAATCAGTCAATATTATTTAAAACATTAGACGCAGGTAAAACCTGGGAAAAGCGCTATCAAAATCAAGATATAAAAGGTTTTTTTGATTCAATTGCATTTTGGGATGAAAATAATGGCCTATTAATGGGCGACCCTGTCGATGGTTTTTATGTCATTAAACGCACTAAAGATGGCGGTAAAACTTGGAGTAGAATTCCGCAAAACAATATACCTAAGATTTTAGAGAACGAATCAGCTTTTGCTGCGAGCGGTAATACGCTCATTGTTTGTGACAATGGCAATGCGTGGTTTACTACAGGAAGATTATCAGCATCAGTATATTCAAGTGATGATTTTGGCAATACATGGCAAAGTGAAGCCTTGCCACTTCATCAAGAATCACCAACATCTGGTGGTTATGCACTTGCTTTAAATTCTCAAAAACAGTTATTTGTTTTGGGTGGTGATTATTTAAAAAGAAATAATAAATATAATAACCTCGAGAGATTAAAAGATAATAAATGGTCAAAGGTTAATACGGGTGATCTTGGTCTGAGAACAGCTATGTCATGTATTAATAATACTTGTATCACAACAGGTAAACTGGCAACCGTTAAATAG
- the htpX gene encoding protease HtpX — protein MKRVVLFLVTNLAVMLVLCIVLSILMSVFGIDNRSLGGILMIAAVFGFGGSFISLFMSKWMAKKSTGAHVIEQPRNETEKWLVDTVASQAQKAGIKMPEVAIYDSPDMNAFATGPSKNNSLIAVSTGLLQSMNQDQAEAVLAHEVSHVAGGDMVTLTLIQGVVNTFVIFMAKVLAGIVDNFLSSDEEEQSGHSWTYFILDMVFQMIFGILASVIVAYFSRKREFVADAGAAKLVGADKMRSALERLQSNHPSQLQGSMMAFGIASGKGMSEYFSSHPPLEDRIAALK, from the coding sequence ATGAAGCGCGTTGTTTTATTTTTAGTCACAAACTTAGCTGTTATGCTAGTTTTATGCATTGTTCTATCAATTTTAATGTCAGTATTTGGCATTGATAATCGCAGTTTAGGTGGGATCTTAATGATCGCAGCTGTATTCGGTTTTGGTGGATCTTTTATTTCTTTATTTATGTCAAAGTGGATGGCAAAAAAATCAACTGGGGCTCATGTTATTGAGCAGCCACGAAATGAAACCGAAAAATGGTTAGTTGATACAGTCGCTTCACAAGCTCAAAAAGCAGGCATTAAAATGCCTGAAGTTGCAATTTACGATAGCCCTGATATGAATGCATTTGCCACAGGTCCAAGTAAAAACAATTCATTAATTGCTGTAAGCACAGGGTTATTGCAAAGTATGAATCAAGATCAAGCAGAAGCGGTACTGGCTCATGAAGTATCTCATGTTGCTGGTGGCGATATGGTTACTTTGACTTTGATCCAAGGTGTCGTTAATACATTTGTAATATTTATGGCAAAAGTTTTAGCGGGTATTGTTGATAACTTTTTATCATCAGATGAAGAAGAGCAATCGGGTCATTCTTGGACTTACTTTATTTTAGATATGGTTTTCCAAATGATATTTGGTATTTTAGCAAGTGTTATTGTGGCTTACTTTAGTCGTAAGCGTGAGTTTGTAGCTGATGCCGGTGCTGCTAAATTAGTGGGTGCTGATAAAATGCGCTCTGCACTTGAAAGATTGCAATCAAATCACCCATCACAGTTACAAGGTTCAATGATGGCGTTTGGAATCGCTTCAGGTAAAGGCATGAGCGAGTATTTTTCATCTCATCCACCACTTGAAGACCGTATTGCTGCATTAAAATAA
- a CDS encoding isocitrate lyase/phosphoenolpyruvate mutase family protein produces the protein MKFKQLHHKNTPLLICNVWDANSAKIAQKSNFKALGTSSAAIAQMLGYEDGEQMSFDELLYIVKRILASTTLPLTVDIESGYSRDPLVTAGFIKTLSELGVVGINIEDSLVNKTRKLINIDAFADYLNAVTEQLAKDNVDIFINVRTDTFILGSDKVLEQTIERIKRYETANIDGVFVPCITNESDITAVVNSTELAVNVMCMPELPNFEALKELKVNRISMGNFLFDSLAANLEYKITDVLESKSFDPVFNN, from the coding sequence ATGAAATTTAAACAACTGCACCATAAAAATACACCTTTGTTAATTTGTAATGTTTGGGATGCAAATAGCGCTAAGATAGCTCAAAAATCAAACTTTAAAGCGCTTGGTACTTCCAGTGCTGCAATTGCTCAGATGCTTGGTTATGAAGACGGAGAACAAATGAGCTTCGATGAATTGCTATACATAGTAAAACGCATTTTAGCCTCTACAACTTTGCCATTAACAGTCGATATTGAATCTGGCTATAGCCGTGACCCTTTAGTTACTGCTGGTTTCATTAAAACATTATCTGAGTTAGGTGTCGTCGGTATCAATATTGAAGATAGTCTAGTCAATAAAACCAGAAAGTTGATTAATATAGATGCATTTGCTGATTATCTTAATGCTGTTACTGAACAGTTAGCAAAGGATAATGTCGATATATTTATAAATGTAAGAACAGATACCTTTATCTTAGGTTCTGACAAGGTGCTAGAGCAAACAATAGAGAGAATAAAACGATATGAAACTGCAAATATAGATGGTGTATTTGTGCCATGTATTACTAATGAAAGTGATATAACAGCAGTTGTAAACAGTACTGAGCTTGCCGTAAATGTGATGTGTATGCCTGAGTTGCCTAACTTTGAAGCATTAAAAGAATTAAAAGTTAATAGGATCAGTATGGGTAACTTTTTGTTTGATAGCTTAGCTGCTAATTTAGAATATAAGATTACCGATGTTTTAGAGTCTAAATCTTTTGATCCCGTTTTTAATAACTAA
- a CDS encoding GNAT family N-acetyltransferase: protein MQFPILKTPRLALKPISYRDATALFNLLSQYEVCLYNNFSVLDNKAQAQDLIQQDLENSYNNIGIRYAINNSVDEFIGSCGVHEYNASCRTATIGYELDPKYWKNGFMIEAVNYLIAYIFSDSCYFVVNKINANVLNLNIASIKLLTKLGFVKCENNINNNDIQQYQLTKRIWQNNTLYKNTKVL from the coding sequence ATGCAATTTCCAATATTAAAAACACCTAGACTAGCGCTAAAACCCATCTCTTATAGAGATGCAACCGCGTTGTTTAATTTATTGAGTCAATATGAAGTATGTTTATATAATAATTTTTCAGTACTTGATAATAAAGCACAGGCACAAGATCTGATACAGCAGGATTTAGAGAATAGCTATAACAATATCGGAATTCGCTATGCCATAAATAATAGCGTAGATGAGTTTATTGGTAGTTGTGGTGTGCACGAATATAACGCAAGCTGCAGAACTGCAACAATAGGTTATGAATTAGATCCAAAGTACTGGAAAAATGGTTTCATGATTGAAGCCGTTAACTATTTAATCGCTTATATATTCAGTGATAGTTGTTATTTTGTGGTGAATAAGATAAATGCTAATGTGTTGAATTTAAATATTGCTTCGATCAAGTTATTAACAAAGCTAGGTTTTGTTAAGTGTGAAAATAACATCAATAATAATGATATTCAGCAATATCAATTAACTAAAAGAATTTGGCAAAATAACACCCTATATAAAAATACAAAGGTGCTATAA